The Parcubacteria group bacterium ADurb.Bin159 genomic sequence CGTTCAATCTGATAAATCTTTCCCAAAATTTCCACAATATGAACAGGGATTCTAATGGTTCTTGATTGGTCGGCTAAAGAACGAGTAATCGCTTGTTTAATCCACCAAGTGGCATAAGTGGAAAATTTATAACCTTTTTTCCAATCATATTTTTCTACCGCTCGAAACAAGCCAACATTCCCCTCCTGAATTAAATCTAAAAAACTTAAGCCGTAACCGGTAAATTTTTTAGCAATACTTACTACTAAACGGAGATTCGCTTCAACTAATTTTTGAGTCGCTTCTTTGTCCCCTTTGTCTTTTCTTTTGGCTAATTCAACTTCTTCTTGCGGCGTTAAAAGAGGGACGCGGCCAATTTCTTTCAAATACATTTGAATAGAATCTGCTGATAATTGAGTTAAGTCAAAAAAAATCTCTTCTCCTTTAATTTTTTCTTTTTTTGAAGAAACAAGCATTTCGTCCTCCGTTTCTTCTGTGGAAATTCCCATTGAATCCACTTTGTCTAAAAATTCTTCAAATTTATCTAAATATTTTTCTATTTTAGGAAAAGCATAAAAAAATTCTTCGGTAGTTAAAAAACCTCTTTGTCTCCCTTTGGTTAATAGCTTTTCCGCTTCTTCTTCTGGCCATTTTGCCGAAGAACCTCTTTTTTTTACTTGTTTAATATTTTTTTTCTTAAAAGATTTTTTTGTTTTTTTCTTTTTTAAAACTTTAGTCATTTTTTATTTTTTTAGAATTTTTAATTAACTCGAAAATTTGACGGCTTAAAATTTCTATTTTTTCTTTATCATTATTTTTTTCCGCATCTTTAAGTTGTAATTCTTTCTCTTCTATATTTGTCTCAAAATAGCGTTTTTTTAAATAATTGACCAAGCGTCCGTATTCTTTTTCTAAATCCGAAAATTCAA encodes the following:
- the sigA gene encoding RNA polymerase sigma factor SigA, which codes for MTKVLKKKKTKKSFKKKNIKQVKKRGSSAKWPEEEAEKLLTKGRQRGFLTTEEFFYAFPKIEKYLDKFEEFLDKVDSMGISTEETEDEMLVSSKKEKIKGEEIFFDLTQLSADSIQMYLKEIGRVPLLTPQEEVELAKRKDKGDKEATQKLVEANLRLVVSIAKKFTGYGLSFLDLIQEGNVGLFRAVEKYDWKKGYKFSTYATWWIKQAITRSLADQSRTIRIPVHIVEILGKIYQIERWLTQQLGRQPFSEEIASEVGLPIDETERLLKASQSTMSLEMNVGKDDDKETELGDLVEDVKQISPDRVAALRLLRDYVKEIVVDLPERERKILDMRFGLTDSVSHTLEEVGAVFHVTRERIRQIEAKALERIRTLEKLKKIEDYFQKTVQKDGELKEIGEEGEKEQDFDNL